In Sphingobacterium sp. SRCM116780, the genomic stretch CCTTCAATTAGAAACTTTACATAATCATTCATTTTGAAAGAAAGTCTATTCAATATCACAGAATATGCTGATTGATCTAGAGTAGACAGCATATCCCGTCCTTTATTCTGATAGGATAGTCGAAAATATAAATAATCCTGTAGATCGCTTGATTTTTGAGAATCTAACCCATCTAAAAGAACACGCGGAATATAATTCAAACGTAAAGTAAAAGGTGAATCATTTTTGACCATACTCACCCCATTTTTTTCGTTATTCATATAGGTATAAAGTTCTTTCTGGTTTGTGATGTCACTTTGACAACTAATCAAAAATGTTATGATCATGAACAATGCTATAGCTGAGATGAGACGCATAGTTATTTACTCTTCTGGTTAAGTTCTTTTATGATATCACTTGTAATATCTGTATTGTCCTGTGCATAAGCAATCGTACCTGCAGGATTTGCGATCAAGATCATTCGATATCCTTCACGGACTCCATACTCTTTTAGAAAACTATTGATATTATTGACCGCAGAAGCAAATTCCTCTCCACGCTGTTTTTCTAATTTTTCTTTTATCACAGCCTGATAACGCTGCAGATCCAGTTGTTTTTCATTGATTTTTTGTTCCAATTTTGATCGACTAGTAGCATCCAATTTTGATCCCTTTCTTTCATAATCACTCATAGCCAACTGCACCTCCTTCATCAATGTATCTATATTCTCCTCATATTGTTTAGCTTGCTCTTCCAGCTTTTTATTTATTTTAACGGTTTCACTATATTCTTGAAATAACTTAGCGGTGTCCACGTAAACGATCTTTTCACGAGACTGGATGAAATTCCAAAGTCCTAATCCAAGACATAACAAGAGTAGGCTATACAATAAATAAGGTTTATTTTTCATCAAAATTGGTTTTTATGGGTTCACTTATTTTCAAATACTTCAATCAATATGATTTTATTAGAAAATCATACAAAATTTTCACAATCCAGAATCAAAAGTATTTACTCAATTAATATAATTACATTTTAATTCACAGAATGAAACTTACTTAAGACACGCTAAATTCTTTTTAGTTAATAGGTTGGCAATCATTAATTGCATATCACTTCTTTTGTATACAAAGTGTGATTTTTCACTTTACAAAGATAAAATTATTTATTTTAAGTTTAAATATTCTGATGATTTATTTTTTCAAAACAATTTCGAATAACTCAAATAATTCACCAACAACAATTTATAATTGACACAACATACAGTTGTGGTGGTTAATAAGTAAAATTCTATTCTAAATAGGGATATATTCTATTAAAAGTAGTTCTTTAGACTAAAAAAACTATACCTAAATGACTCACACTTAAAATTAAAAAATTATACCTCCGATCTCATTAGTTTAATACTATTAGGAGGAGGAAATTCTTATTTATATAACGACTCTTATCTATTAGAGACTACCAGAGCCAATCTTCTGATTTTGACACCCTACTTCAATGCAATAGTGTTTATTAAGAATATCATCTATCTATTAAAATAACAAAACTGATTCTATTATTATATTGTAAGGACATCAACTGACAGACAAAAAACAACATATAATACGCCATTTTTCACTAAATTTCAAACCTATCACTTAAAAATTATATATATTTGCTTTATTAATTATATTCAGATGAGAAGTACTTTCTTGGTTGTTGTTTTATTTATAAGTTGTTTTTTCTCTTGTTCAGAGTTTGTTGATTATCCTTTAGAAAAAAAGACAGTCGATTTGATTGGTCCAGTGGATAGTCTCAGCACAATAGATACTACATTAACTTTTTTATGGGAACCACATGAGGATGCGACCTCTTATCGTTTACAAATTGCGACACCAGACTTTGAGTCTATTCAACGCATCGCTATTGATACTGTTGTTTCCAAAGACTATGTTGAACTTAATCTTCAACCTGGACAATACCATTGGAGAGTTCGTCCAGAGAATCGTGGAAGTGTAGGAATTTATTCCAGTAGACAGTTTAAGATTTTAGCACAGTAACCAAATGAAAAATAAGGCGATGACATACGTTTTATTGGCAGCAGTTATTGGACTTTGGGGTTATATCTTAATGCAAGTTTTTAATTCCTTATCCTCCGATAGCACTATCCCTACTACAGGCAAGCGAACTTTTGGGGAGCAAGAAATGAACCTGTCCTTTTATAAAACAAAAAATACGGGGGCACTTCTTTTAAATTATTCAGATCCGATGTTGCGTAATCAGACTCATGAAGAGTTAACAGAACCTCTAGTAGTGGAAAGTAATACCGCAATAGATACTTATGTTGCTCCACAACCCTATGAACCAGTTCCTCAAATCGATGTCCAGTACCTCGGTTATATCGAGAATCTAGTGGACAAACGTCCGACAGCAATTATCCAGATTGAAGGAAAACAATACATGATGAATAATGGTGAACATCAATCAGGCATGAAGTTAGTCAGTATGACGAAGGAATATATTAAAATTAAAATTGACAATATGATTAAAACTATTTATAAAAATGAAAATTAAGACGTTATTCTATATCTTATTTATTTTGTTGGGTAGTCAACATGCGTATTCCCAAAAGAAAG encodes the following:
- a CDS encoding OmpH family outer membrane protein, with protein sequence MKNKPYLLYSLLLLCLGLGLWNFIQSREKIVYVDTAKLFQEYSETVKINKKLEEQAKQYEENIDTLMKEVQLAMSDYERKGSKLDATSRSKLEQKINEKQLDLQRYQAVIKEKLEKQRGEEFASAVNNINSFLKEYGVREGYRMILIANPAGTIAYAQDNTDITSDIIKELNQKSK